From a region of the Triticum aestivum cultivar Chinese Spring chromosome 7D, IWGSC CS RefSeq v2.1, whole genome shotgun sequence genome:
- the LOC123165939 gene encoding cytokinin dehydrogenase 11, which produces MMLAYMDRAAAGAATERDALELTVVAADAAECAAARDFGGLVSARPAAVVRPASADDVASAIRAAARTTLLTVAARGNGHSVAGQAMSEGGLVLDMRAGAASRRQQMKLVSSGGGAAFADVPGGALWEEVLHWAVSNHGLAPASWTDYLRLTVGGTLSNGGVSGQSFRYGPQVSNVAELEVVTGEGECRVCSPSAHPDLFFAVLGGLGQFGVITRARIPLSPAPQTVKWARVVYASFAEYAADAEWLVTRPAESAFDYVEGFAFVRSDDPVNGWPSVPIPAGARFDPSLLPAGEPGPLLYCLEVALYQHHHQQPDAVDERMGEMMRRLKYVRGLEYAADVGYVEFLSRVNRVEEEARRSGSWAAPHPWLNLFVSARDIADFDRAVLKGMLADGVDGPMLIYPMLKSKWDPNTSVALPEGEVFYLVALLRFCPGGRGRGAAVEELVAQNGAIVDACRSSGYDFKTYFPHYRTEADWARHFGSKWARFVDRKARYDPLAILAPGQKIFARTPSSRTDRS; this is translated from the exons ATGATGCTCGCGTACAtggaccgcgccgccgccggcgccgccacggAGCGGGACGCGCTCGAGCTGACCGTGGTGGCCGCCGACGCGGCGGAGTGCGCGGCGGCGAGGGACTTCGGCGGCCTCGTGAGCGCCCGCCCCGCGGCCGTCGTCCGGCCGGCGAGCGCGGACGACGTGGCCAGCGCCATCCGCGCGGCCGCGCGCACCACGCTCCTCACCGTGGCCGCCCGCGGCAACGGCCACTCGGTCGCCGGGCAGGCCATGTCCGAGGGCGGGCTTGTCCTCGACATGCGCGCGGGCGCGGCCTCCCGGCGCCAGCAGATGAAGCTCGTCTCGTCCGGCGGTGGGGCGGCCTTCGCCGACGTCCCCGGCGGCGCGCTCTGGGAGGAGGTCCTCCACTGGGCCGTCTCGAACCACGGCCTCGCCCCCGCCTCCTGGACGGACTACCTCCGGCTCACCGTCGGCGGCACGCTCTCCAACGGCGGCGTGAGCGGGCAGTCCTTCCGCTACGGCCCGCAGGTGTCCAACGTGGCGGAGCTCGAGGTGGTGACCGGGGAAGGCGAGTGCCGCGTCTGCTCCCCCTCCGCCCACCCCGACCTCTTCTTCGCCGTCCTCGGCGGCCTCGGCCAGTTCGGCGTCATCACCCGCGCCCGCATCCCGCTCTCCCCGGCGCCACAAACG GTGAAGTGGGCGCGCGTGGTGTACGCGAGCTTCGCGGAGTACGCGGCGGACGCGGAGTGGCTGGTGACGCGGCCGGCCGAGTCGGCGTTCGACTACGTGGAGGGCTTCGCGTTCGTGCGCAGCGACGACCCGGTGAATGGCTGGCCGTCGGTGCCCATCCCCGCCGGCGCGCGCTTCGACCCGTCGCTGCTCCCCGCCGGCGAGCCCGGCCCGCTGCTCTACTGCCTGGAGGTGGCCCTgtaccagcaccaccaccagcagcccGACGCCGTGGACGAG AGGATGGGGGAGATGATGCGGCGGCTCAAGTACGTGCGGGGCCTGGAGTACGCGGCGGACGTCGGGTACGTGGAGTTCCTGTCGCGCGTGAACCgggtggaggaggaggcgcgccggagcggCAGCTGGGCCGCGCCGCACCCgtggctcaacctcttcgtctcCGCGCGCGACATCGCCGACTTCGACCGCGCCGTGCTCAAAGGCATGCTCGCCGACGGCGTCGACGGGCCCATGCTCATCTACCCCATGCTCAAGAGCAA GTGGGACCCGAACACGTCGGTGGCGCTGCCGGAGGGCGAGGTGTTCTACCTGGTGGCGCTGCTGCGGTTCTGCCcgggcggccgcggccgcggcgcgGCGGTGGAGGAGCTGGTGGCGCAGAACGGCGCCATCGTCGACGCCTGCCGGAGCAGCGGCTACGACTTCAAGACCTACTTCCCGCACTACCGCACGGAGGCGGACTGGGCGCGCCACTTCGGGTCCAAGTGGGCCCGCTTCGTCGACCGCAAGGCCCGCTACGACCCGCTGGCGATCCTCGCCCCGGGCCAGAAGATCTTCGCCAGGACCCCCTCCTCCCGAACCGACCGATCATAG